A region of the Agrobacterium sp. RAC06 genome:
CAGACCCGCAGGCGAGCGTCAGGCCGGCGCCGCGTTCCCAGGTGCGTGTCACCATTGATGTCTTCGAGATGACCTGGGCCAGCGTGATATTGGCCTTTTCCGGGAAGATCGGATGGTTTTCGAGGAGCGGCCCGAAACGTTCCAGGTCATAGGTCATCGGGTCGCGATCGACCCAGAACACAGCATGCGGATTGCCCATCGACATGGCCGAGGGCGAATGCAGGATCGGCGCGTCGATCGGACCGATTTGCAGCTCGATGCGGCTGGTGTCGTGGAATTCTTCCGAGAGCGGGATCTTGTCCCAGGCAAAGACGGGCTTGCCCATGTCGACGGAGATCGTGCCATCCGCATGCTCTACGGCGTTGAGGATGCCGGCAATGGTCTGGAAGGTGAAGCTCTTGCGACCGGTTTCGCTGGCGAGCGCCTGCACCACGCAGCGGGTGCCATTGCCGCAGGCCTGGGCCTTCGAGCCATCGCAATTGAGGATGTCGATATAGGCGTCGGTGCCGTCGAGCTTCGGATCGTGGATTGCCATGATCTGGTCGAAGGCGGTCGCAGGATCGGCGGCGAGCGCGATGGCGGCAGCAGGCGTCACCCGGTCGGTGCGACCGCGCATGTCAATGACCAGGATCTTGTTGCCAAGCCCGTTCATCCTCGCGAATTCGACCCGATCCGACATCGTCACTCCATAAAGCTGCATTCTCAGCCTATATGGCGGAAAAGCAGCCAAATTACCAGTAGAGCGACCAAAACCGCGCAACCATGGTCAACGCCATGGCTCGGTGACTCCAAGCCATTCCCGGGTTCGCGCCTCGGGATCGGCATGCAAGGTGATGTCTGTTACCACCGCCGCACTGTCGGCGCCCGCGGCAAAGACGCCGGGAAGCCGGTCGGGCCGAAGTCCGCCGATCGCGACCAGGGGCAGGGGCCCGATCCTTTGCTTCCACACCGTCAGCCGTTCCAGACCCTGCGGTGCCCAGGGCATCTTTTTCAGGATCGTCGGGTAGACGGGGCCGAGGGCAACATAATCAGGCTTGGCGGCGAGCGCGATTTCGAGTTCGGCCTCGTCGTGCGTCGACAGACCGAGCTTCAGGCCCGCGCTGCGGATCGCTGCGAGATCGGCTGTTGCCAGATCCTCCTGGCCGAGATGCACGAAGTCGCAGGCCTCGTCGATGGCGATCTGCCAGAAGTCGTTGACGATGAGCTGGCAGCCATGATCCTCGCAGCATTGCTTGGCGCGGCGGATGTGCTGGCGAAGCACGTTTTCATTGGCGTCCTTCATCCGCAGCTGCACCAGCTTCACACCCAGCGGCACCAGCCGCTCGATCCAGTCGGCATTGTCGACGATCAGGTAGAAGGGATCGAGCTTCATGCGAAAACCCCCTTTCCGATGACGGGGGTGGATGGCACGGCCATGTCGCGCGGTTCCAGCATGCCGGCATGATGGGCGATATGTCCTGCCTCGATTGCCTTGGCAAAGGCCTCGGCCATATCAGCCGGATCGCCGGCGCTGGCGACGGCGGTGTTGAGCAACACGGCGTCATGGCCGAGTTCCATCACAACAGTCGCATGGGAGGGACGACCGATGCCGGCATCGACGATCAGCGGCACGCCTGGAAATTCCGCCCGCATGGATTTGAGTGCCGGCAGATTCTGCGGCCCCATGGCGCTGCCGATCGGCGCGCACCAGGGCATCAGCACGCGGCAGCCGGCGGCGAGCAGCTTCTCCCCGACCACCAGATCGTCTGTCGTGTAGGGGAAAACCTCGAAGCCCTCGGCAACAAGGATCTTTGCCGCTTCCACCAGTTCGAAAACATCAGGCTGCAGCGTGTCGTGATGGCCGATCACCTCGAGCTTGATCCAGTGGGTGCCAAAGACCTCGCGCGCCATCTTTGCCGTTAGCACCGCTTCGCGGGCGCTGTGGCAGCCGGCGGTGTTGGGCAGAACCCGAACGCCGAGATCGCGGATCAGCTGGAAGAAGGCCCCGCCCGCCTTGCCGCCTGCGGTTTCCCGGCGCAGCGACACGGTGACGATCTCGGTCTTCGATCGCCGCACCGCCTCCGCCAGGATCGCGGGCGAGGGGTAGCGCGCCGTTCCGAGCAGCAGGCGCGAGGAGACGGTCTTGCCATAGAGTTCCAGGGCCATGTCAGCCTCCCTGCATGGGCGATAGGATTTCGATCCGGTCGCCATCGTTCAAAGGATGGGCGGCACGCTCCTCGCGA
Encoded here:
- a CDS encoding thiamine phosphate synthase translates to MKLDPFYLIVDNADWIERLVPLGVKLVQLRMKDANENVLRQHIRRAKQCCEDHGCQLIVNDFWQIAIDEACDFVHLGQEDLATADLAAIRSAGLKLGLSTHDEAELEIALAAKPDYVALGPVYPTILKKMPWAPQGLERLTVWKQRIGPLPLVAIGGLRPDRLPGVFAAGADSAAVVTDITLHADPEARTREWLGVTEPWR
- the dapF gene encoding diaminopimelate epimerase, with translation MSDRVEFARMNGLGNKILVIDMRGRTDRVTPAAAIALAADPATAFDQIMAIHDPKLDGTDAYIDILNCDGSKAQACGNGTRCVVQALASETGRKSFTFQTIAGILNAVEHADGTISVDMGKPVFAWDKIPLSEEFHDTSRIELQIGPIDAPILHSPSAMSMGNPHAVFWVDRDPMTYDLERFGPLLENHPIFPEKANITLAQVISKTSMVTRTWERGAGLTLACGSAACAAGVSAARTGRTEREVTITVASSPNRGTLTIDWRPDDKVVMTGPAEWEWSGTVDPTTGGWQRDVSADAEAATP
- a CDS encoding thiazole synthase, coding for MALELYGKTVSSRLLLGTARYPSPAILAEAVRRSKTEIVTVSLRRETAGGKAGGAFFQLIRDLGVRVLPNTAGCHSAREAVLTAKMAREVFGTHWIKLEVIGHHDTLQPDVFELVEAAKILVAEGFEVFPYTTDDLVVGEKLLAAGCRVLMPWCAPIGSAMGPQNLPALKSMRAEFPGVPLIVDAGIGRPSHATVVMELGHDAVLLNTAVASAGDPADMAEAFAKAIEAGHIAHHAGMLEPRDMAVPSTPVIGKGVFA